A single window of Pseudarthrobacter psychrotolerans DNA harbors:
- a CDS encoding MFS transporter — MNAAARVVNARASTVPLYAAGFVTAFGAHSIAASLGAQSENIGLTLLNLGILLALYDISEVFLKPVFGALSDRIGTKPVVVGGLLAFAVLSLIGLWAADPLMLGLARLGQGAAASAFSPASSAMVARLAAGKKAGTYFGRYGSWKSLGYVIGPLLGAGLILAGGFALLFGALSVLAAATAVWVLVSVPHLAPLPRQRYTVLDLARQVTERRFLVPTLVLAASTGALGTAIGFIPALATRHGLGPVAGTAAVSVLAIASVLTQPWIGRLRDAHRISDNRGTTTGLLLTAAGVALIALTPGPVTLFIAAAAIGAGVGLSTPLGFAHLADTTPPERMGRTMGSAELGRELGDAGGPLLVGGIATLTALPFGLGALAILVAAASVPRLPDAPSPPK, encoded by the coding sequence GTGAACGCCGCGGCACGGGTGGTGAACGCCCGGGCGTCGACCGTCCCCTTATATGCGGCTGGCTTCGTCACCGCGTTCGGAGCCCACAGCATCGCGGCCAGCCTCGGCGCACAGAGCGAAAACATCGGCCTGACGCTACTTAACCTGGGCATCCTGCTCGCTCTCTATGACATTTCCGAGGTCTTCCTCAAACCGGTATTCGGCGCCCTGAGCGACCGGATCGGAACCAAGCCCGTCGTCGTCGGCGGCCTTCTGGCCTTCGCGGTGCTGTCACTGATCGGCCTCTGGGCGGCGGATCCCCTGATGCTTGGACTGGCGCGGCTGGGGCAGGGCGCCGCCGCTTCGGCGTTCTCGCCGGCATCGTCCGCGATGGTCGCGCGGCTGGCAGCGGGCAAGAAGGCGGGGACCTACTTCGGCCGGTACGGTTCGTGGAAGAGCCTGGGCTACGTCATCGGCCCGCTGCTGGGGGCGGGCCTGATCCTCGCGGGCGGCTTTGCCCTGCTGTTCGGGGCGCTCTCGGTCCTGGCGGCGGCCACTGCCGTGTGGGTGCTGGTGTCCGTTCCCCATCTGGCGCCACTCCCCCGGCAACGGTACACAGTTCTCGATCTTGCCCGTCAGGTCACTGAACGGCGCTTCCTGGTTCCCACGCTGGTGCTGGCGGCCTCGACGGGCGCACTCGGCACGGCGATCGGATTCATTCCCGCCCTGGCAACCCGGCACGGCCTTGGCCCGGTTGCCGGCACGGCTGCGGTCAGTGTCCTGGCCATCGCCTCCGTGCTCACCCAGCCCTGGATCGGCAGGCTGCGCGACGCTCACCGCATCAGCGATAACCGCGGGACGACGACGGGGCTCCTCCTTACCGCCGCTGGCGTCGCCCTCATCGCCCTCACCCCGGGTCCGGTCACGCTGTTCATTGCCGCGGCAGCCATCGGCGCGGGAGTCGGCCTGTCCACGCCGCTCGGCTTTGCGCATCTGGCCGACACCACGCCGCCGGAGCGCATGGGCCGGACCATGGGCTCGGCGGAGCTCGGCCGTGAACTCGGCGACGCCGGCGGACCGCTCCTGGTGGGCGGCATCGCCACCCTCACCGCCCTGCCGTTCGGCCTCGGGGCCCTGGCGATCCTGGTCGCGGCGGCCAGCGTCCCGCGCCTCCCGGACGCACCCTCTCCGCCCAAGTAG